In one Heteronotia binoei isolate CCM8104 ecotype False Entrance Well chromosome 1, APGP_CSIRO_Hbin_v1, whole genome shotgun sequence genomic region, the following are encoded:
- the EEF1A1 gene encoding elongation factor 1-alpha 1, which produces MGKEKTHINIVVIGHVDSGKSTTTGHLIYKCGGIDKRTIEKFEKEAAEMGKGSFKYAWVLDKLKAERERGITIDISLWKFETSKYYVTIIDAPGHRDFIKNMITGTSQADCAVLIVAAGVGEFEAGISKNGQTREHALLAYTLGVKQLIVGVNKMDSTEPPYSQKRYEEIVKEVSTYIKKIGYNPDTVAFVPISGWNGDNMLEPSSNMPWFKGWKVTRKDGNASGTTLLEALDSILPPTRPTDKPLRLPLQDVYKIGGIGTVPVGRVETGILKPGMVVTFAPVNVTTEVKSVEMHHEALSEALPGDNVGFNVKNVSVKDVRRGNVAGDSKNDPPMEAAGFTAQVIILNHPGQISAGYAPVLDCHTAHIACKFAELKEKIDRRSGKKLEDGPKFLKSGDAAIVDMIPGKPMCVESFSDYPPLGRFAVRDMRQTVAVGVIKAVDKKAGGAGKVTKSAQKAQKAK; this is translated from the exons ATGGGAAAGGAAAAGACCCACATCAACATTGTTGTCATTGGACATGTCGACTCCGGCAAGTCTACTACCACTGGTCATCTGATCTACAAATGTGGTGGCATTGATAAGAGGACCATTGAGAAATTTGAGAAGGAAGCTGCTGAG ATGGGCAAGGGCTCCTTCAAATATGCCTGGGTTTTGGACAAGCTGAAGGCAGAACGTGAACGTGGTATCACTATTGATATTTCACTGTGGAAATTTGAAACCAGCAAATACTATGTGACCATCATTGACGCCCCTGGGCACAGAGACTTCATCAAAAACATGATTACTGGTACCTCTCAA gctgACTGTGCTGTCCTGATTGTTGCTGCTGGTGTTGGTGAATTTGAAGCTGGTATCTCTAAGAATGGGCAGACCCGTGAGCATGCCCTTCTGGCCTACACTCTGGGTGTGAAACAACTCATTGTTGGTGTTAACAAAATGGATTCTACTGAGCCACCCTACAGCCAGAAGAGATATGAGGAAATTGTCAAAGAAGTCAGCACATACATAAAGAAAATCGGTTACAACCCAGACACTGTGGCTTTTGTACCAATTTCTGGCTGGAATGGAGATAACATGTTGGAGCCCAGCTCTAAC ATGCCCTGGTTTAAAGGATGGAAAGTGACCCGCAAAGATGGCAATGCTAGTGGCACTACACTACTGGAAGCTCTGGATTCCATCTTGCCACCAACTCGTCCAACTGACAAACCCCTGCGTCTTCCTCTTCAGGATGTCTACAAAATTGGTG GGATTGGAACTGTTCCAGTTGGCCGTGTGGAAACTGGTATTCTAAAACCAGGCATGGTGGTAACATTTGCCCCAGTCAACGTTACAACTGAAGTAAAATCTGTTGAGATGCATCACGAAGCTCTAAGTGAAGCTTTGCCTGGTGACAATGTTGGCTTCAATGTGAAGAATGTATCTGTTAAAGATGTTCGTCGAGGAAACGTTGCTGGTGACAGCAAAAACGATCCCCCAATGGAAGCTGCAGGGTTTACTGCACAG GTTATCATTCTGAACCACCCTGGCCAAATTAGTGCTGGCTATGCCCCTGTGCTGGATTGCCATACTGCTCACATTGCCTGCAAGTTTGCTGAACTGAAGGAGAAGATTGATCGTCGTTCTGGTAAGAAGTTGGAAGATGGCCCCAAATTCCTCAAGTCTGGAGATGCTGCCATTGTCGATATGATCCCAGGCAAACCCATGTGTGTGGAGAGTTTCTCTGACTATCCTCCTCTGG GTCGTTTTGCTGTACGTGACATGCGACAGACTGTGGCCGTTGGTGTCATCAAGGCAGTGGATAAGAAAGCAGGCGGTGCTGGCAAAGTCACAAAGTCTGCCCAGAAGGCTCAGAAGGCTAAATGA